From Plasmodium chabaudi chabaudi strain AS genome assembly, chromosome: 12, the proteins below share one genomic window:
- a CDS encoding proteasome subunit beta type-1, putative (query 210-210;GPI_cleavage_site_score=0.30960003;~pfam_scan;Pfam:PF00227.22; E()=3.1E-39;score=134.3;query 36-227;description=Proteasome;~iprscan;InterPro:IPR016050 : Proteasome beta-type subunit, conserved site;Prosite:PS00854; score=1.0;query 43-90;description=Proteasome beta-type subunit, conserved site;~iprscan;InterPro:IPR029055 : Nucleophile aminohydrolases, N-terminal;Superfamily:SSF56235; score=2.65E-57;query 32-238;description=Nucleophile aminohydrolases, N-terminal;~iprscan;InterPro:IPR023333 : Proteasome B-type subunit;Prosite:PS51476; score=46.414;query 39-227;description=Proteasome B-type subunit;~iprscan;InterPro:IPR001353 : 20S proteasome, A and B subunits;Pfam:PF00227; score=3.2E-39;query 36-227;description=Proteasome, subunit alpha/beta) translates to MEILQLNNNLVEKKKAEENEAPIEHARPSKRWNPYVDNGGTVIGLTGKDYVILAGDTRLSLSYSIYTRNCPKISKITDKCIIGSSGMQSDIKTLHSLLQKKIQLFYLEHSHYPSVHVIAKLLCVTLYSRRFFPYYTFNILAGIDENGKGVLYSYDAIGSYYQSTHACTGSGSSLILPILDNRVEQKNQLIKNMDFNLGDDINFVKDAMTSATERDIYTGDQAEIYIIDNLGINTTLLDLKKD, encoded by the exons atggaaattttacaattaaataataatttagttgaaaaaaaaaaagcagaagaaaatgaagcCCCAATAGAGCATGCTCGACCTTCTAAAAGGTGGAATCCATATGTTGACAATGGGGG AACTGTTATTGGCTTAACAGGAAAGGATTATGTAATTTTGGCTGGAGATACTCGTTTGTCATTGTCTTATTCCATATACACAAGAAACTGCCCCAAGATATccaaaat AACTGATAAGTGTATTATTGGGTCATCTGGAATGCAATCAGATATAAAAACACTGCACTCCCTATTACAG aaaaaaattcaattattttatttagaaCACTCACATTATCCTAGTGTTCATGTGATTGccaaattattatgtgtCACATTATATAGCCGACGATTTTTCCCTTACTatacttttaatatattagcTGGGATAGatgaaaatggaaaagGGGTATTGTATAGTTATGATGCTATCGGTTCATATTATCAATCAACACATGCATGTACAGGTAGTGGTTCCTCTCTTATATTGCCCATACTAGATAATAGGGttgaacaaaaaaatcaattaattaaaaatatggattttaatttaggagatgatattaattttgttaaagATGCTATGACATCAGCAACAGAAagagatatatatacagGAGATCAAGCagaaatttatattattgataATTTAGGAATAAATACTACATTGCTAGACTTAAAAAAGGATTAG
- a CDS encoding cyclin, putative (term=annotation;date=20151128;qualifier=added_literature=PMID:26565797;qualifier=added_GO:0005829;qualifier=added_GO:0005634;curatorName=ucb@sanger.ac.uk;~;query 191-191;GPI_cleavage_site_score=0.55099994;~pfam_scan;Pfam:PF08613.7; E()=6.7E-35;score=120.7;query 36-143;description=Cyclin;~iprscan;InterPro:IPR013922 : Cyclin-related 2;Pfam:PF08613; score=6.9E-35;query 36-143;description=Cyclin PHO80-like;~iprscan;InterPro:IPR012389 : Negative regulatory factor PREG;PIRSF:PIRSF027110; score=6.3E-67;query 1-205;description=Cyclin P/U;~iprscan;InterPro:IPR036915 : Cyclin-like superfamily;Superfamily:SSF47954; score=2.12E-11;query 56-143;description=Cyclin-like superfamily), which produces MDYDIEINAPRTHKDYIMYIPIVLGEMIKMSKGDGKITTFHASQVPDISIKKYVERIGKYIGCSNECFVLLMIYLDRIIKIHKDITLSLLCIHRLIITAVMISAKFFDDLYYSNAFYAKVGGITTKELNKLEAHFLNLLDYKLYVSSHEYNFYRKYISIAVQKFLNRKQSKPISIVKTYNLFNYSSPNTNNSMFLKNKDSNTTISTHLIEKNKNEKEI; this is translated from the coding sequence atGGATTATGATATTGAAATAAATGCTCCAAGGACACACAAAGattatataatgtatatacCAATTGTTTTAGGagaaatgataaaaatgagcAAAGGAGatggaaaaataacaaCTTTTCATGCTTCACAAGTACCAGATatatcaataaaaaaatatgttgaaCGAATTGGGAAATATATAGGTTGTAGTAATGAATGTTTTGTTTTActtatgatatatttagatcgaattataaaaatccaTAAAGATATtacattatcattattatgtatacatagattaataataacagCAGTTATGATATCTGCAAAATTTTTCGACGacttatattattcaaatgCTTTTTATGCAAAAGTTGGAGGAATTACAAcaaaagaattaaataaattagaagcccattttttaaatttattagattataaattatatgtatcaTCACATGAATATAActtttatagaaaatatatttcaatagctgttcaaaaatttttaaacagAAAGCAAAGCAAACCAATTTCAATCGTTAAAACGTACAACctatttaattattcttCCCCTAACACAAATAACAGCATGtttcttaaaaataagGATAGCAATACTACAATATCTACTCACcttatagaaaaaaataaaaatgaaaaggaaatataa
- a CDS encoding SWIB/MDM2 domain-containing protein, putative (term=annotation;date=20121108;qualifier=removed_product=conserved Plasmodium protein, unknown function;qualifier=added_product=swib/mdm2 domain-containing protein, putative;curatorName=ucb@sanger.ac.uk;~term=annotation;date=20160125;qualifier=added_gene_name=mdm2;qualifier=added_literature=pmid:26791088;qualifier=added_GO:0005739;curatorName=ucb@sanger.ac.uk;~pfam_scan;Pfam:PF02201.14; E()=2.7E-23;score=81.5;query 55-125;description=SWIB;~iprscan;InterPro:IPR003121 : SWIB/MDM2;Pfam:PF02201; score=2.7E-23;query 55-125;description=SWIB/MDM2 domain;~iprscan;InterPro:IPR019835 : SWIB domain;SMART:SM00151; score=6.3E-15;query 51-130;description=SWIB domain;~iprscan;InterPro:IPR036885 : SWIB/MDM2 domain superfamily;Superfamily:SSF47592; score=3.49E-23;query 44-127;description=SWIB/MDM2 domain superfamily) — translation MNSIRVKLFNSKNKIIGYESFSPLNRFMAKYNYGTTDKSSESGKEKKPNGLQIECEIKSPLKEFINTDTASRVFVLKYAWKYIKDNNLQNPDMKRKIIPDNKLKQVLEKDEVDMLEIPKLLFKHVVSHRKD, via the coding sequence atgaatagTATTAGggtaaaattatttaattcgaAAAATAAGATTATTGGGTATGAATCATTTTCACCCTTAAACAGATTTATGGCAAAATACAATTATGGGACAACTGATAAAAGTAGTGAAAGTgggaaagaaaaaaaacctAATGGTTTACAAATTGAATGTGAAATTAAAAGCCCTTTAAaagaatttataaatacagACACAGCATCAAGAGTTTTTGTTTTGAAATATGcatggaaatatattaaggacaataatttacaaaacCCAGatatgaaaagaaaaattatccCTGATAATAAGTTAAAACAAGTTTTAGAAAAAGATGAAGTTGATATGCTCGAAATCCCAAAATTGCTCTTCAAGCATGTTGTATCTCACCGAAAGGACTGA
- a CDS encoding protein AMR2, putative (term=annotation;date=20190210;qualifier=removed_product=RAP protein, putative;qualifier=added_product=protein amr2, putative;qualifier=added_literature=pmid:30726238;qualifier=added_GO:0020011;curatorName=ucb@sanger.ac.uk;~;query 1083-1097; ~;query 1060-1082; ~;query 1-1059; ~;query 1077-1077;GPI_cleavage_site_score=0.4644;~tmhmm; query 1-1098; ~pfam_scan;Pfam:PF08373.6; E()=1.3E-11;score=44.3;query 1029-1087;description=RAP;~iprscan;InterPro:IPR013584 : RAP domain;Pfam:PF08373; score=2.0E-11;query 1029-1087;description=RAP domain;~iprscan;InterPro:IPR013584 : RAP domain;Prosite:PS51286; score=15.271;query 1027-1087;description=RAP domain;~iprscan;InterPro:IPR013584 : RAP domain;SMART:SM00952; score=7.7E-7;query 1029-1088;description=RAP domain) has product MFQLIKFKGVYYKYIIFLLLSLFISRVKTYKIKKWNGLWENYYYEPCLGVKLEKSNYLFLQNKQNCVVHNKYNEHVEAKRNNFVKPRVKKNILFVGTPTLAHHSYSNRKGWRQSEKVNKRHPRFHSSLFATQQGDNGEGKESSQLGSEEKGGSQLGSEEKGGSQTSPNTRSSKKKNYKFMSWNNKNEINNFDVEKYDLINSGDDTEKYHSSFFTSIKNKKEKNVDAHHLNIKINKELVNTLSVEELLNVLSKYEDNKTESSTPNGQVDIPKNTTFNEVNIVTAYHRIAKHIKNKNYMLKENTKDNNEMDDFFDPITFSLFENYSNVADEKADEKADEKADENTPDQNNSKHVLPNKMEDKTFSNINYNNHSSLCNIDIYKNLYGLLKDKLNNNTSIAPKHVANIAWASTIIANDDIYIWNNIKKQFYENIQNFKAQEVSIIIWSFSASKNKLIQNKDEFILLFNCIKKYIDENKFKAQEFSNIIWSFAISKYANFDLLIILYNYALKIFGKLFMKDIATILYSLSIFATDTINQKIINTIKNRHFEEYGIKNDYLTIHKEGPQNNNELKKNENNFTSTFCYFNQIPQNQNTVSSENLIIDSADNGGTSNCYNKLSDDKKYVFFLLFENFLIYSLKKIQNEREKVNMRTWANIFWSCANVGLGLYNDSPSNHNLKYYKYISKDIPTSQDVTLHDDTIEFEKESDSMYNILTQDKLQNSNIEIDLKPYVHVIENDYVFPLTSDVENRYSNYIKTEMDVKQYGINVNLDLFNQAENVIGPAKVDKEESAITDSVPQNEGEKETNTNDCVNNNGKDEIDCSAFLKSLDAQKNDTIYNQTNKSNIVFKLVENFEYNLNQKIIKWSRCEIQSITNILWSLSILNIFSKKIIEDGLYECNKRFIKYGKRKNYNKIQYFISQLHQSQLYQVAFSYAIYLLNEEKNGMKKSTNASTTIKKTLYNIFEKYFKISINTLNIWKKQLARNQRKEEKQHISSSVHKKISNDLKYLNIFHYNEYFILDSILVDAYIPHAMTAIEIDGPSHFIQRGASIVYNPNTLFKKRLLRALGFVVVSISITDHTFVFSALNTINFIKKILAKINYNKT; this is encoded by the exons ATGTTTCAATTGATCAAATTCAAAGGGGtatattacaaatatataatatttttgttgctgagtttatttatttcaagaGTAAagacatataaaataaaaaaatggaatggCTTGTgggaaaattattattatgaaccTTGTTTAGGCGttaaattagaaaaaagtAACTATCtctttttacaaaataaacagAATTGTGTAgtacataataaatataatgaacaTGTGGAAGCAAAAAGAAATAACTTTGTAAAACCCAgggtgaaaaaaaatattctttttgtAGGGACACCCACTTTAGCACACCATTCTTATAGTAATAGAAAAGGCTGGAGACAATCcgaaaaagtaaataaacGCCATCCTCGTTTTCATTCCTCTCTGTTTGCGACACAACAAGGTGATAATGGCGAAGGGAAAGAAAGCAGCCAATTAGGTAGCGAAGAAAAAGGAGGAAGCCAATTAGGTAGCGAAGAAAAAGGAGGAAGCCAAACAAGCCCCAACACAAGGAgtagtaaaaaaaagaattacaaatttatgtcatggaataataaaaatgaaataaacaattttgatgtcgaaaaatatgatttaataaatagtgGAGATGATACAGAAAAATATCATTCCTCATTTTTTAcatcaataaaaaataaaaaagaaaaaaatgtggaTGCAcatcatttaaatattaaaataaataaagaactAGTAAATACATTATCTGTAGaagaattattaaatgttctttcaaaatatgaagataataaaacagAAAGTAGCACACCAAATGGACAAGTAGATATTCCAAAAAACACAACATTCAACGAAGTAAACATTGTTACAGCGTATCATAGAATTGcaaaacatattaaaaataaaaattatatgctCAAAGAAAATACGaaagataataatgaaatggACGATTTTTTCGACCCTATAACATTCAGCTTGtttgaaaattattcaaaCGTAGCGGACGAAAAGGCCGACGAAAAGGCCGACGAAAAGGCAGACGAAAATACACCTGACCAAAATAATAGCAAACATGTGCTGCCTAACAAAATGGAAGATAAAACCTTTTCAAACATAAATTACAACAACCATTCCTCTTTATgtaatatagatatatataaaaatttatatggcTTGTTGAAGGACAAactgaataataatacatctATAGCACCTAAGCATGTAGCAAATATTGCATGGGCTTCCACTATAATAGcaaatgatgatatatatatatggaataatataaaaaaacagttttatgaaaatatacaaaattttaaagcACAAGAAGTatcaattattatatggtCCTTTAGTGCATCCAAAAATAAActtattcaaaataaagatgaatttatattattatttaattgtataaaaaaatatatagatgaaaataaatttaaagcTCAAGAGTTTAGTAATATCATATGGTCTTTTGctatttcaaaatatgcaaactttgatttattaattatattatataattatgctttaaaaatatttggaaaattatttatgaaagACATAGCAACCATTTTATATAGCTTATCTATATTTGCTACAGACacaataaatcaaaaaataattaatactATTAAAAATCGACATTTTGAAGAATAtggaattaaaaatgattatttgACAATACATAAAGAAGGAcctcaaaataataacgaattaaaaaaaaatgaaaataattttacttCCACTTTTTGCTATTTTAATCAAATACCACAAAATCAGAACACAGTTTCATctgaaaatttaattattgaTTCAGCTGATAATGGAGGCACATCAAATTGTTATAACAAATTAAGTGATGATAAAAagtatgttttttttttactttttgaaaattttttaatttattctttaaaaaaaatacaaaatgaaaGAGAAAAAGTGAATATGAGAACTTGGGCAAATATTTTCTGGTCCTGTGCAAATGTTGGATTAGGACTCTACAATGATTCACCTTCTAATCATAACCTtaaatattacaaataCATATCGAAGGATATTCCTACTTCACAAGATGTGACTTTGCATGATGACACGATTGAGTTTGAAAAGGAATCCGATTCGATGTATAACATATTGACACAAGATAAGTTACAAAATTCAAACATTGAAATAGATCTAAAGCCATATGTGCATGTTATCGAAAATGATTATGTATTTCCACTAACATCGGATGTAGAGAATAGatattcaaattatataaaaacagaAATGGATGTAAAACAATATGGAATAAACGTAAATCTGGATCTCTTTAATCAGGCTGAAAATGTGATTGGTCCTGCTAAGGTAGATAAAGAAGAGAGTGCTATCACTGACTCTGTTCCACAAAATGAAGGCGAAAAGGAAACTAATACTAACGACTGCGTAAATAACAATGGGAAGGACGAAATTGACTGCTctgcatttttaaaatcgcTGGACGCACAAAAAAACGACACTATTTATAACCAAACGAATAAAAgtaatattgtttttaagTTAGTcgaaaattttgaatataatttaaatcaaaaaataattaagtGGTCAAGATGTGAAATTCAATCTATtactaatatattatggagtttatctattttaaatatattttcaaaaaaaataatcgaAGATGGATTATATGAATGTAATAAAAGGTTTATAAAGTATggtaaaagaaaaaattataataaaattcaaTACTTTATTTCACAATTACATCAGTCACAATTATATCAAGTTGCCTTTTCCTATGCCATTTACCTATTAAATGAAGAGAAGAATGgaatgaaaaaaagtaCAAATGCAAGTACaacgataaaaaaaactctttacaacatttttgaaaaatattttaagatCTCTATTAATACTCTcaatatatggaaaaagCAATTGGCTAGAAATCAGAGAAAAGAGGAAAAACAACACATTTCTTCGTCGgtgcataaaaaaatatcaaacgACCTTAAGTAccttaatatttttcattacaaCGAGTACTTTATCCTGGACTCGATTCTAGTGGACGCATACATCCCCCACGCTATG ACGGCGATCGAAATTGACGGCCCAAGCCATTTTATTCAGAGAGGGGCCTCAATTGTGTACAATCCAAACACACTATTTAAGAAGAGACTGCTGAGAGCTCTCGGTTTTGTTGTTGTTTCGATTTCAATAACGGACCatacatttgtttttaGTGCACTAAAcacaataaattttattaaaaaaattctagcaaaaattaattataataaaacataa
- a CDS encoding NOSIP domain-containing protein, putative (term=annotation;date=20170225;qualifier=removed_product=conserved protein, unknown function;qualifier=added_product=nosip domain-containing protein, putative;curatorName=ucb@sanger.ac.uk;~;query 231-231;GPI_cleavage_site_score=0.3306;~pfam_scan;Pfam:PF15906.1; E()=3.4E-11;score=43.0;query 4-75;description=zf-NOSIP;~iprscan;InterPro:IPR016818 : Nitric oxide synthase-interacting;PIRSF:PIRSF023577; score=1.6E-90;query1-268;description=Nitric oxide synthase-interacting protein;~iprscan;Superfamily:SSF57850; score=1.86E-8;query 37-76;description=null;~iprscan;InterPro:IPR031790 : Nitric oxide synthase-interacting protein, zinc-finger;Pfam:PF15906; score=3.5E-11;query 4-75;description=Nitric oxide synthase-interacting protein, zinc-finger), producing MTRHSKNNTANPIFTYHERKKVKDAGTLKERLGKDSMRKFEQCWICLRTSETPVSTPYGHIFCKICIVNNFLAQKKEYSKKKKEYENYIKDMDRKKKEEALHMREKEKMKFLDDLENVHENVKKTDERKTGVDISSNFWIAGNAKVKKDIDKKLKPPSNKLVCPISGKPIKMSELITINPEVIDQNDTINGNWVCSFSKKNIDHNKAVLIKKTGQIIIKSVFEKFIYGKKNSLEIEVGDEDFINLQPGGTAFCTHNNVQNSMYREVLL from the exons ATGACGAGAcatagtaaaaataatacagcAAATCCCATATTTACATATCATGAAAGGAAAAAGGTCAAAG atgCTGGAACTCTCAAAGAGAGATTAGGAAAAGACTCGATGCGAAAGTTCGAGCAATGCTGGATTTGCTTGAGAACTTCCGAAACTCCTGTTAGTACCCCTTATggtcatatattttgtaaaatatgcatagttaataattttttagcgcaaaaaaaagaatattctaaaaaaaaaaaggaatatgaaaattatattaaagatatggaccgaaaaaaaaaagaggaAGCACTTCATATGAgagaaaaggaaaaaatgaaatttttGGATGACCTTGAAAATGTTCATGAAAATGTTAAG aAAACGGATGAACGAAAAACGGGTGTAGATATATCTAGTAACTTTTGGATAGCTGGTAATGCAAAAGTAAAGAAAGATAtcgataaaaaattaaaaccaCCATCCAATAAATTAGTATGTCCAATTAGTGGGAAGCCCATAAAAATGAGTGAACTAATTACTATTAATCCTGAGGTTATTGATCAAAATGATACCATAAATGGAAA tTGGGTTTGctcattttcaaaaaagaaCATAGACCATAATAAAGCAGTtctcataaaaaaaacaggacaaataattataaaa TCtgtttttgaaaaattcatttatgggaaaaaaaattcattagAAATAGAGGTTGGGGATGAAGATTTTATTAACCTACAACCAGGAGGAACAG CTTTCTGTACCCACAACAATGTTCAAAACAGCATGTATCGAGAGGTTCTTCTCTAG